The DNA region TGCGAGTCGTTTTGTGAGTGCTAACCCTAAGCCTGTCCCTTCGTGTTGTCGAGTCAAAGAAGCATCGACTTGTTGAAAAGGACGAAATAGTAAATGCCACTTGTCTTGAGGAATACCAATTCCTGTATCTTCAACGGCGATACACACATACGGTGTACTGAGATTGACTGGACTACAATCAGGTCGATAAATTTCTGATTGTAATTCATTGCCGTAAGCGATCCGACAACTCAGTTTAATGTGACCGCCTTCGGGTGTAAATTTAACCGCATTTGAGAGTAAGTTAATTAAAATTTGGCGAACACGACGCTCATCTAAGTTAGCTTGTTTTAAGCGATTGTCAAAATTGAGAGAAAGTTGCAGCCGTTTCTTATTGACGCGGGGCTGAATCATTTCCTGACATTGCAGACACAGATCGGGAATTGAGACAGGTTGTAATTCTAATTCAGCTTTACCAGATTCAATTTTAGATAAGTCGAGAATATCATTAATCAGTTGCAACAGGTGTTGACCGCTTTCTTCGATCACCCGCAAATATTTTGTTTGACGCGAAGATAAAGGCACAAGATCTTGGCGTAGTAATAAATCTGAAAAACCGAGAATACTATTTAAGGGCGTGCGTAGTTCGTGCGACATCGAAGCCAAGAATTCTGATTTAAGCTGCGAAGCTTGCTCTAAGTCTTTGTTGATCTGACGCAGGCGTTCTTGCGCTTGGGCGCGTTCGATGGCAACTCCGAGCATCCGGCAGGCTGCCATGAGCATATCTTGCTGTGGAGCATCTTGTAACTTGCGTAAGCTTCGAGATTCTAGCGTTAATACACCAATGATGGTGCTGTCAGCAGCGGGAATTGGAAAGATACCTAATTGACCAATACCAGGGTGACGAAATGCGGTTACTGCCTTGGAGTGTTTGTAATAATCTTCAACAAATAGCGGTGTAGCAGTTTCGACAACTTGCCAGAGAAGTCCTTGTCCGTAGGGAATGCCACGATCGAGTAATTTTGTCATCTCGGCTGCAACAGCCTCGCCATAAGTCGCGACAAATTGCCCAGAAATTTCATTTGTGAGGACATGCGCCAAAGCTTCTTGCCCTTTACCGAAAATCACCTTGACATCACCAAACGCAGCCCCCATTGCTTGTACGAGGTAGCTGAGCGCAAACTGTCCAATTTCTTGCAGTTCACTCGCCGGCTGGATACGTTCCATCAAACCCAAAAGAAATGCTTGTCGTTTGAGTTCGGCGCTAAGATGCGCTTGAGAACGTCGATGTTCAGTAATATCTAAAAAAGTAATGACACTTCCAGTATCCGATGTGTTGCTACAATAAGCTTCTATCGATTTACCATTAGTTTGCTCAATATAAATGGGAAAAATTGTTTCAGGTGATGTAATGGCGCTGAGAAATTGCGCGTACTCTGTTTGCGACCAATAGCCTTGCTTGACGATTTCAGCAAAAACCTCTTCGTAGTGGGGTTTTTGTTTGAGCCAGTTGGAGTGTAAGCCCCAATTTTGACAAAACTGTTGATTAAATACAACAAGGCGATTGGCAGCATCGAACAACGCGATCACTTCACCATGTGGATCAAGTTGCGTTTGCTGATCGAGATTGATATTGCGTTCTGATTCTGATGACTGTATCGGCGATTGCACCCGTAGTGGCAGCATTCTTTCTACAAGACTTCAATCTTGCTTAAGTTTATTTAAAATCTATTGAAAAAGTAAATTGCATTTAGTGGTATAGATTACATTAAATTTGTG from Chroogloeocystis siderophila 5.2 s.c.1 includes:
- a CDS encoding hybrid sensor histidine kinase/response regulator produces the protein MLPLRVQSPIQSSESERNINLDQQTQLDPHGEVIALFDAANRLVVFNQQFCQNWGLHSNWLKQKPHYEEVFAEIVKQGYWSQTEYAQFLSAITSPETIFPIYIEQTNGKSIEAYCSNTSDTGSVITFLDITEHRRSQAHLSAELKRQAFLLGLMERIQPASELQEIGQFALSYLVQAMGAAFGDVKVIFGKGQEALAHVLTNEISGQFVATYGEAVAAEMTKLLDRGIPYGQGLLWQVVETATPLFVEDYYKHSKAVTAFRHPGIGQLGIFPIPAADSTIIGVLTLESRSLRKLQDAPQQDMLMAACRMLGVAIERAQAQERLRQINKDLEQASQLKSEFLASMSHELRTPLNSILGFSDLLLRQDLVPLSSRQTKYLRVIEESGQHLLQLINDILDLSKIESGKAELELQPVSIPDLCLQCQEMIQPRVNKKRLQLSLNFDNRLKQANLDERRVRQILINLLSNAVKFTPEGGHIKLSCRIAYGNELQSEIYRPDCSPVNLSTPYVCIAVEDTGIGIPQDKWHLLFRPFQQVDASLTRQHEGTGLGLALTKRLAELHGGTVSLESIENQGSTFRVWLPLTEMRQQLVMQHLNQTEASFTPECAIATGEGKWIWVVEDQPYNQALIIEMLELQGYRVELIADGRAMMEVIHLYAASAKALPDLILMDIQLPKVDGFKLIRQLKSSPYWQSVPVVALTAMAMTGDRDRCLGAGADAYLSKPLSLTNLQNTLQALIKA